In Colletotrichum higginsianum IMI 349063 chromosome 1, whole genome shotgun sequence, one genomic interval encodes:
- a CDS encoding ATP11 protein, whose protein sequence is MASCRIPALRHIVTSSARAFRASNQRRWAQVHDVRFLATTQQPRTVVEKYRAKLEQKARQEGVSTIDELKAAYSEKIQEEKQKDAISVPGLDSLLNDEPAPKAIPTTATGASEGGAAPANTCQQKQPPLPGSSGNGIKPLDEILDLPKVRELPDKELTAIWRLRHASDPTSLCAVIPTPAYRIMEALARQNPQFILPVPHEQQGAEIHFLQWVFDKASRTATVMFTQLAEFKARGEYAQPHTTITHHTDLADDRGVVLMQGKCLEDRGVKTAHAQWLVMCLQRFYGDAEGKERAAERQKLLEWFRTGDERFSVEKLLDEAERIG, encoded by the coding sequence ATGGCGTCTTGCCGCATCCCTGCCCTCCGGCACATTGTCACCTCGTCGGCACGCGCCTTCCGCGCCTCGAACCAGCGCCGCTGGGCCCAGGTTCACGACGTGCGCTTCCTTGCCACGACCCAACAGCCCCGAACCGTCGTAGAGAAATACCGTGCCAAGCTCGAGCAGAAGGCGCGTCAGGAGGGCGTCTCCACCATTgacgagctcaaggccgCCTACTCGGAGAAGATCcaggaagagaagcagaaggacgCCATCTCGGTCCCCGGACTCGATAGCCTCCTCAATGACGAGCCCGCGCCGAAGGCGATACCCACAACAGCCACCGGCGCATctgaaggcggcgccgccccggcTAATACCTgccagcagaagcagccgCCACTCCCCGGCTCCTCGGGCAACGGCATCAAGCccctcgacgagatcctcgaccTCCCCAAGGTGCGCGAGCTGCCCGACAAGGAGCTCACGGCGATCTGGCGTCTGCGCCACGCCTCCGACCCGACGAGCCTCTGCGCCGTGATCCCGACCCCGGCATACCGCATCATGGAGGCTCTCGCGCGGCAGAACCCGCAGTTCATACTGCCGGTGCCGCACGAGCAGCAAGGCGCCGAGATCCACTTCCTGCAGTGGGTGTTCGACAAGGCatcgcggacggcgacggtcaTGTTCACACAGCTGGCCGAGTTCAAGGCGCGCGGCGAGTACGCGCAGCCGCACACGACCATCACGCACCACACGGACCTGGCAGACGATAGGGGCGTTGTGCTGATGCAGGGCAAGTGCTTGGAGGACCGGGGCGTCAAGACGGCGCACGCACAGTGGCTCGTTATGTGCCTGCAGAGATTCTACGGCGACGCTGAGGGCAAAGAAAGGGCGGCGGAGAGGCAGAAGCTGCTGGAGTGGTTCCGTACCGGCGACGAGAGGTTCAGCGTTGAGAAGCTGCTGGATGAGGCTGAGCGCATCGGCTGA
- a CDS encoding Cytochrome c peroxidase has product MASSTRQFARAALRSSTRTSFAVAPRQAFRQQGRRFYSSEPAKSGSSTWLWLSGLAVAGAGGAYLYTKEGGVSAGSTPKVVNPTKADYEKVYKVIADRLEENDQYDDGSYGPVLVRLAWHASGTFDKETGTGGSNGATMRFAPESDHGANAGLKAARDFLEPVKQQFPWITYSDLWILGGVAAIQEMQGPIIPYRPGRKDGEAAACTPDGRLPDATKREKHLRDIFYRMGFNDQEIVALSGAHALGRCHTDRSGFDGPWTFSPTVLTNDYYKLLLNEKWQWKKWDGPAQYEDKSTKSLMMLPADYALIQDKTFKKYVEQYAKDNEAFFKDFSNVIVKLFELGVPFSQGAEERWTFKPTWQD; this is encoded by the exons ATGGCCTCTTCCACGAGACAGTTCGCCCGCGCGGCGCTGAGATCCTCTACTCGCACCtccttcgccgtcgccccccGCCAGGCCTTCCGCCAGCAGGGCCGTCGCTTCTACTCCTCTGAGCCTGCCAAGTCCGGCAGCTCGacctggctctggctctcCGGGCTGGCCGTTGCTGGCGCCGGTGGTGCCTACCTCTACACTAAGGAGGGTGGTGTTTCCGCCGGCTCGACTCCCAAGGTCGTCAACCCCACAAAGGCCGACTACGAGAAGGTGTACAAGGTCATTGCCGATCGCCTTGAGGAGAACGACCAGTATGACGACGGCAGCTACGGCCCCGTCCTTGTCCGTCTCGCATGGCACGCCAGCGGTACCTTTGACAAGGAGACCGGCACTGGTGGCAGCAACGGCGCCACCATGCGTTTCGCTCCCGAGTCTGACCACGGTGCCAACGCCGGTCTGAAGGCTGCCCGCGACTTCCTTGAGCCCGTTAAGC AGCAATTCCCCTGGATCACCTACTCTGACCTCTGgatcctcggcggcgtcgccgccatccaggaGATGCAGGGCCCCATTATTCCCTACCGTCCCGGCCGCAAAGACGGCGAGGCTGCCGCCTGCACCCCTGACGGCCGTCTCCCCGACGCCACGAAGCGCGAGAAGCACCTCCGCGATATCTTCTACCGCATGGGATTCAACGACCAGGAGATCGTCGCCCTGTCCGGCGCCCACGCTCTTGGCCGTTGCCACACTGACCGCTCCGGTTTCGACGGCCCCTGGACCTTCTCCCCTACCGTCTTGACCAACGACTACTACAAGCTTCTCCTCAACGAGAAGTGGCAGTGGAAGAAGTGGGATGGTCCCGCTCAG TACGAGGACAAGAGCACCAAGTCCCTGATGATGCTCCCCGCCGACTACGCCCTGATCCAGGACAAGACCTTCAAGAAGTATGTCGAGCAGTACGCCAAGGACAACGAGGCCTTCTTCAAGGACTTCTCcaacgtcatcgtcaagctgttcgagctcggcgtgcCCTTCTcccagggcgccgaggagcgcTGGACCTTCAAGCCCACTTGGCAGGACTAA
- a CDS encoding Pre-mRNA-processing factor 39, whose product MTDSLSASRRIFTTSLPLEHLTPPSPYSRPNPFPQPLPGVLTIFFRLFERGATCVGLDFLAHPFWDKYIEYEERQEAQDKIFAILSRVIHIPMHQYARYFERFRQLSHSRPVTELVPAETLDKFRTEVEAESAQYAGVQRTELEVERDIRTKIDAMYYEYFTQTQAETNKRWTYESEMKRPYFHVTELESSQLTNWRKYLDFEESEGNFTRIVFLYERCLVTCAFYDEFWFRYARWMSAQEGKEEEVRIIYQRAATLYVPISRPGIRLQFAYFEESCGRVDIARDIHAAILTKLPDCIEVITSWAHLQRRQSGLDAAIEVFKAQIDSPQVDIFTKAALVTEWALFLWKVKGSVEEARNVFLKNVQWYADSRVFWDRWLEFELQQATSTDVEDQHGDRVKQIFDELRSKSRLSASTKKELYRIYLSYLQQRGGKDAMKQFLVIDREIFGPGSISLLNKAPAAGKENGVADTEMDDATKYRAEARYLRYYELQGEPDLEGQTTAPFN is encoded by the exons CCCGCCTTCCCCATACTCCCGACCAAACCCCTTCCCCCAGCCCTTACCCGGTGTACTGACCATCTTCTTCAGGCTTTTCGAACGCGGTGCTACCTGTGTCGGTCTAGACTTCCTTGCTCACCCGTTCTGGGACAAGTACATTGAGTACGAAGAGCGACAGGAGGCCCAAGACAAGATCTTTGCCATCCTGTCTCGCGTCATCCACATTCCGATGCACCAGTATGCCCGGTACTTCGAGCGCTTCCGCCAGCTTTCCCACAGCCGCCCCGTGACCGAACTAGTTCCCGCCGAGACGTTGGACAAATTCCGGACGGAAGTCGAGGCGGAGAGTGCCCAGTATGCCGGCGTTCAGCGAACAGAACTTGAGGTCGAGCGTGATATCCGCACCAAGATCGATGCCATGTACTACGAGTACTTTACTCAGACCCAAGCCGAGACCAATAAGCGATGGACCTACGAATCCGAAATGAAGCGTCCTTACTTCCATGTTACCGAACTCGAGAGCTCGCAGCTCACCAACTGGCGCAAGTACCTCGACTTTGAAGAGTCTGAGGGCAACTTCACCCGCATCGTATTCCTTTACGAGCGGTGCTTGGTGACGTGCGCCTTTTACGACGAATTTTGGTTCCGATACGCCCGGTGGATGTCTGCGCAGGAGGGtaaggaggaagaggttAGGATCATCTATCAGCGAGCTGCCACTTTGTATGTGCCCATCAGCCGTCCGGGCATCAGGCTGCAATTTGCCTATTTCGAGGAGAGCTGCGGACGTGTCGACATCGCCCGCGATATCCATGCGGCGATACTCACAAAGCTCCCTGACTGCATCGAGGTCATCACCTCATGGGCCCACCTCCAGCGCCGTCAGAGCGGCCTGGACGCGGCTATCGAGGTGTTTAAGGCGCAAATCGACTCTCCCCAGGTGGACATCTTCACCAAAGCAGCCCTCGTCACCGAATGGGCCCTCTTCCTATGGAAGGTTAAGGGCTCGGTGGAAGAGGCTCGCAATGTGTTCCTCAAGAATGTGCAGTGGTACGCCGACAGCCGCGTCTTCTGGGACAGATGGCTTGAGTTCGAATTGCAGCAGGCCACGAGCACGGACGTGGAGGACCAGCATGGCGACCGCGTCAAGCAAATCTTTGACGAACTCCGTAGCAAGAGCCGCTTGTCAGCTtcgacgaagaaggagcTGTACCGGATCTACTTGTCTTACCTTCAGCAGCGGGGTGGCAAGGACGCGATGAAGCAGTTCTTGGTCATTGACAGGGAGATTTTTGG ACCTGGCTCGATTTCTCTGTTGAACAAGGCGCCTGCCGCCGGGAAGGAAAACGGTGTTGCCGACACCGAAATGGACGATGCGACCAAGTACCGAGCCGAGGCCAGATACCTCAGGTACTACGAACTGCAGGGCGAACCCGACCTTGAGGGCCAGACGACAGCGCCTTTTAACTAG